GACGATAATCGCGTCGTAAGGAGCATGCTCCGCCCATCCTTGGTACCCGTTACCAGTCTTTACATGAACATTCTTGTAGCCTAACTCGCTGAGGATTTGGCGTCCTCTTTCAGCCAGATCTGGAATAATCTCGATGGTGTAAACTTCTTTGGCTATCTCGCCTAGTACAGCAGCCTGGTACCCAGAGCCAGTGCCGATCTCCAGTACCTTTTCAGTCGCAGAGATCTCAGCAACTTCCGTCATGTAGGCGACGATGTATGGTTGAGAAATAGTCTGGTCATGACTAAGCGGCAGGGGATGATCCCCGTATGCTAAATTTGCCTGAGACGCAGCAACAAATCGATGGCGGGGCACCTTTGACATTGCCTTGAGTACAGCTCTGTCCTGTATCCCACGCCCACGGAGCTGTTGTTCTACCATTTGCGATCGCTGGCTTTCGAATTCGTCTACGGTATTG
This window of the Chroococcidiopsis sp. CCMEE 29 genome carries:
- a CDS encoding protein-L-isoaspartate(D-aspartate) O-methyltransferase, giving the protein MFAPMIWSLLCILLLYFPGWVVENFHAPTTAQVQRLSNTVDEFESQRSQMVEQQLRGRGIQDRAVLKAMSKVPRHRFVAASQANLAYGDHPLPLSHDQTISQPYIVAYMTEVAEISATEKVLEIGTGSGYQAAVLGEIAKEVYTIEIIPDLAERGRQILSELGYKNVHVKTGNGYQGWAEHAPYDAIIVTAAPDRIPEALVNQLAPNGKMVIPVGTRNQEIRVLTKTRDGLNEKRTIPVRFVPMTGREQGEQGE